One Artemia franciscana chromosome 6, ASM3288406v1, whole genome shotgun sequence DNA window includes the following coding sequences:
- the LOC136028041 gene encoding uncharacterized protein LOC136028041 isoform X2, producing MQSDLILCDPEKSSASNFKSENHSSITYSNIQSNKTIIEGADTKIISDEQKRTEKENMELEKTRVLSEPEKSLTSNLKSGSTTINSNIQSDVFRDREKKRLRMEGTGFSTDQENRSDRLCNSKREIKPGNTRNPLKCTNMFNPIASVIENIKETGVEKQLNSDIRISNPKTLSGSHKQDLPSRLGGKDSTNIVKIRNASNSIARTIYSDKNQPKEKKIVRSESFCFLDIEDGSHHQNKATKAVMKGSPLYFPKRFPSLVKSKICSDKKKQKKQLSSRSTKYSSDKESSSKRRGRELERVVKIPICSCESRGSLNKTNNKGRSEKYKGIKMKKIRSESAQSSLVNEINPKFREGRLEGKLKDRIFRCEGGDALSKTDNKTDMAKSDNREENEEERIRLESRYIPFIPESRSNSLKEKPDSKLTNSPSKCPTGNISNGLESKTKKSKRKSWSVVNVKSSSGKEVLKIFPSLRKDTGNNKSSCVREEAQKYLLSPMPSLSSNPNQDLDSTNIVKIRNASNSIARTIHRDKDQPKEKKIIRSESFCFLDIEDGSHHQNKATKAAMKGPPMDFIAKRVPTLVKSKVCSDTKKRKKQLSSKSTKYSSDKESSSKHRGRELEHVVKDPIFSCESGGSLNKTNNKARSEKYKGIKMKKIRSESAQSSLVNEINPKFREGRLEGKLKDPIFRCESGDKIQPKEKKIIRSESFCFLDIEDGSHHQNKATKAAMKGPPLDFIAKRVPTLVKSKVCSDTKKRKKQLSSRSTKYSSDKESSSKHRGRELDHVVKDPIFSCESGGSLNKTNNKARSEKYKGIKMKKIRSESAQSSLVNEINPKFREGRLEGKLKDPIFRCESGDKIQPKEKKIIRSESFCFLDIEDGSHHQNKATKAAMKGPPLDFIAKRVPTLVKSKVCSDTKKRKKQLSSRSTKYSSDKESSSKHRGWELEHVVKNPIFSCESGGSLNKTNNKARSEKYKGIKMKKIRSESAQSSLVNEINPKFREGRLEGKLKDPIFRCESGDALSKTDNKTDMAKSDNREENEEKRIRLESRYIPFIPESRSNSLKEKPDSKLTNSPSKCPTGNISNGLESKTKKSKRKSWSVVNVKSSSGKEVQKIVLSLRKDTANNKSSCVRDEAHKYLLSPMPSLSSNPNQDLDIQKTGSDISHARFKFTSLCNDYSVAALQREEDNGDDFFTLGDVQSPDCNSLRNLRTERSESKGENDAALSDFETSKNDEPMNLPAKINSLRPHSNLKPDEPSRRDLYSPISEASSPQPSSTSLVDTTFMEQLFLKRSKLVEVIVQLKEKRLKIEEKIKASFESLERVKASKKKISKYLNDMRVAKQSNKLLEKDFKEVKKKAEGIRIEMESLSDADLIKRNSFFNRLQELQKLDSRLQEIKKEIENHQTSVLLPVSVSFQEVLIAEQMKFQNLQEKCSHLEVQRDEIKVRQENLEKQLEENKMELDKELLKQKKICSVLEKDISVAYTAEVTSPCYPRVESLFKNEETPSPDSQPTFTEACLSTLSSSSFETICSTLQMENQRECQNIKETHSTRRVESPENQLQQPSPDSRMSPSNVVSELNNLCSSGGLVKNEVISRPYVNPDAREGPMNNKTVLKLKDVKKESLFPRETKLAFKRLVSLVLRAEPEKPENIVLQKEFVVSLISMDAWPELYSQVQRTNVLYQEIPYSVFIEDLEKIQASNNPLPDSSTSVSPEATLENNNHLALHNAELAFSNSTQSLPEQASSNHLSNASNNVSGPNLSEMQHEYHRNYYQRHYNQQQNRQGFHQPNYTNNNLMFQQDSSNNPLPDSCTSVSPEATSENNNNFALHNTELFFSNSTQSLPEQASSNHLSNASSNSSGPNLSEMRYEYHRNCHQKHYIRQQNRQGFYQPNYTNGNHMLVNWLQDSSVSQNWQQNIYPSQLLDSSINNSSCLPNRSYAQAGNLNLNLHSDQGTPHFPPRSQTQARNQRMNKKMQPTVRHWHQNAFSTNLRPQYVQNHAMTRPSFLVPEPLIQNRNIDVILQGLTGVCVVCGRQAVIFCSICHLVAHLYCSEACQTQFYLPC from the exons ATGCAATCTGATCTGATTTTATGTGATCCAGAAAAGAGTTCAGCCAGCAACTTTAAATCTGAAAATCATTCCAGTATAACATATAGCAACATTCAAAGTAATAAAACTATTATTGAGGGAGCAGATACTAAAATTATAAGTGATGAGCAAAAGAGAACAGAAAAGGAAAACATGGAATTAGAAAAGACCAGAGTTTTATCTGAACCAGAAAAAAGTTTGACCAGCAACTTAAAATCTGGTTCCACCACAATTAATAGCAATATTCAAAGTGATGTATTTAGAGACAGAGAGAAGAAAAGACTGAGAATGGAAGGTACTGGTTTTTCAACTGACCAAGAAAACAGGTCAGATCGTCTTTGCAActcaaaaagagaaataaaaccaGGCAACACCCGAAACCCTCTGAAATGTACAAATATGTTCAATCCAATAGCTAGCGTAATAGAAAACATCAAGGAAACTGGTGTAGAAAAGCAACTGAATAGCGATATACGTATTTCTAATCCAAAAACACTTTCAGGGAGCCATAAACAGGATTTGCCCTCTAGGTTAGGTGGAAAAGATTCTACTAACATTGTCAAAATCAGAAATGCTTCAAACTCAATAGCTAGAACAATTTATAGTGATAAAAATcagccaaaagaaaagaaaattgtaagatcagaaagtttttgttttcttgacaTAGAAGACGGTTCACATCATCAAAACAAAGCAACAAAAGCTGTGATGAAAGGTTCGCCATTGTATTTTCCAAAACGTTTTCCAAgtttagtaaagagcaaaatttgcAGTgataaaaagaagcaaaaaaagcaGCTTAGTTCAAGAAGCACCAAATATTCATCAGACAAAGAAAGTAGTTCTAAGCGCCGTGGACGGGAACTGGAGCGTGTTGTGAAAATTCCCATTTGTAGTTGTGAAAGTAGAGGCTCtctgaataaaacaaataataaggGTAGAAGTGAAAAGTACAAgggaattaaaatgaaaaagataagATCAGAAAGTGCCCAGTCTTCATTGGTTAATGAAATTAATCCTAAGTTTCGTGAAGGAAGATTGGAGGGAAAACTAAAAGATCGCATATTTCGTTGTGAAGGTGGAGATGCACTGAGTAAAACAGATAATAAAACAGATATGGCAAAAAGTGATAATCGTGAGGAAAACGAAGAGGAAAGGATAAGATTAGAAAGCCGTTACATCCCGTTTATACCGGAAAGCAGGTCTAATTCTCTTAAAGAAAAACCAGACAGTAAGTTGACTAATTCCCCGAGCAAGTGTCCAACTGGAAATATTTCGAACGGATtagaaagtaaaacaaagaaGTCTAAAAGAAAAAGCTGGTCTGTAGTGAATGTAAAGAGTAGCTCTGGTAAAGaagtactaaaaatatttccaaGCCTAAGAAAAGATACAGGAAATAATAAAAGCTCTTGTGTAAGAGAGGAAGCACAGAAATATCTTCTTTCTCCGATGCCATCTCTTTCTAGCAATCCCAACCAAGACTTAGATTCTACCAACATTGTCAAAATCAGAAATGCTTCAAACTCAATAGCTAGAACAATTCATAGGGATAAAGATCAGccgaaagaaaagaaaattataagatcagaaagtttttgttttcttgacaTAGAAGACGGTTCACATCATCAAAACAAAGCAACAAAAGCTGCGATGAAAGGTCCGCCAATGGATTTTATTGCAAAACGTGTTCCAActttagtaaagagcaaagtttgTAGTGATACAAAGAAGCGAAAAAAGCAGCTTAGTTCAAAAAGCACCAAATATTCATCAGACAAAGAAAGTAGTTCTAAGCACCGTGGACGGGAACTGGAGCATGTTGTGAAAGATCCCATTTTTAGTTGTGAAAGTGGAGGTTCtctgaataaaacaaataataaggCTAGAAGTGAAAAGTACAAgggaattaaaatgaaaaagataagATCAGAAAGTGCTCAGTCTTCATTGGTTAATGAAATTAATCCTAAGTTTCGTGAAGGAAGATTGGAGGGAAAACTAAAAGATCCCATATTTCGTTGTGAAAGTGGAGATAAAATACAGccgaaagaaaagaaaattataagatCAGAAAGTTTTTGCTTTCTTGACATAGAAGACGGTTCACATCATCAAAACAAAGCAACAAAAGCTGCGATGAAAGGTCCGCCATTGGATTTTATTGCAAAACGTGTTCCAActttagtaaagagcaaagtttgTAGTGATACAAAGAAGCGAAAAAAGCAGCTTAGTTCAAGAAGCACCAAATATTCATCAGACAAAGAAAGTAGTTCTAAGCACCGTGGACGGGAACTGGACCATGTTGTGAAAGATCCCATTTTTAGTTGTGAAAGTGGAGGTTCtctgaataaaacaaataataaggCTAGAAGTGAAAAGTACAAgggaattaaaatgaaaaagataagATCAGAAAGTGCTCAGTCTTCATTGGTTAATGAAATTAATCCTAAGTTTCGTGAAGGAAGATTGGAGGGAAAACTAAAAGATCCCATATTTCGTTGTGAAAGTGGAGATAAAATACAGccgaaagaaaagaaaattataagatCAGAAAGTTTTTGCTTTCTTGACATAGAAGACGGTTCACATCATCAAAACAAAGCAACAAAAGCTGCTATGAAAGGTCCGCCATTGGATTTTATTGCAAAACGTGTTCCAActttagtaaagagcaaagtttgTAGTGATACAAAGAAGCGAAAAAAGCAGCTTAGTTCAAGAAGCACCAAATATTCATCAGACAAAGAAAGTAGTTCTAAGCACCGTGGATGGGAACTGGAGCATGTTGTgaaaaatcccatttttagtTGTGAAAGTGGAGGTTCtctgaataaaacaaataataaggCTAGAAGTGAAAAGTACAAgggaattaaaatgaaaaagataagATCAGAAAGTGCTCAGTCTTCATTGGTTAATGAAATTAATCCTAAGTTTCGTGAAGGAAGATTGGAGGGAAAACTAAAAGATCCCATATTTCGTTGTGAAAGTGGAGATGCACTGAGTAAAACAGATAATAAAACAGATATGGCAAAAAGTGATAATCGTGaggaaaatgaagagaaaaggATAAGACTAGAAAGCCGTTACATCCCGTTTATACCGGAAAGCAGGTCTAATTCTCTTAAAGAAAAACCAGACAGTAAGTTGACTAATTCCCCGAGCAAGTGTCCAACTGGAAATATCTCGAATGGACtagaaagtaaaacaaagaaGTCTAAAAGAAAAAGCTGGTCTGTAGTGAATGTAAAGAGTAGCTCTGGTAAAGAAGTACAAAAAATAGTTCTAAGCCTAAGAAAAGATACAGCAAATAATAAAAGCTCTTGTGTAAGAGATGAAGCACATAAATATCTTCTTTCTCCGATGCCGTCTCTTTCTAGCAATCCCAACCAAGACTTAGATATTCAGAAGACTGGATCAGACATAAGTCATGCTAGATTTAAGTTCACTTCACTTTGCAACGATTACAGCGTTGCAGCGTTACAGCGTGAAGAAGACAATGGCGATGATTTTTTCACGTTGGGTGATGTTCAGAGTCCTGATTGCAACTCTCTGAGAAACTTGAGAACTGAAAGATCAGAAAGCAAAGGTGAAAATGATGCTGCTTTAAGCGATTTTGAGACTTCAAAAAATGATGAACCAATGAACCTTCCTGCAAAAATAAACAGTTTGAGACCTCATAGTAACCTGAAACCAGATGAACCCTCAAGACGGGATCTTTACAGTCCTATTTCAGAGGCTTCTTCTCCACA ACCCAGTTCTACCTCCCTTGTTGACACTACGTTTATGGAACAATTGTTCTTGAAGCGCTCAAAGCTTGTAGAAGTCATTGTTCAGCTGAAAGAAAAAAGGTTGAAGattgaagagaaaataaaagCTTCTTTTGAATCTCTTGAGAGAGTGAAggcatcaaagaaaaaaatcagcaaatacCTGAATGATATGCGTGTAGCTAAACAGAGTAACAAACTACTCGAGAAAGACTTTAAAGAAGTTAAAAAGAAGGCTGAAGGAATTCGGATTGAAATGGAATCATTAAGTGATGCTGATCTTATcaaaagaaacagttttttcaatagACTTCAAGAACTTCAAAAATTAGATTCAAGACTTCAAGAGATCAAAAAAGAGATTGAAAATCATCAAACCAGTGTTTTATTACCTGTATCAGTTTCATTTCAAGAGGTTCTAATCGCTGAACAGatgaaatttcaaaacttaCAGGAAAAATGCAGTCACTTGGAGGTGCAGAGAGATGAGATCAAGGTCCGACAAGAAAATCTGGAGAAACAgcttgaagaaaacaaaatggaGTTGGACAAGGAATtactgaaacagaaaaaaatttgctCAGTCCTAGAGAAAGATATATCAGTTGCATATACAGCTGAAGTTACTTCTCCATGCTATCCACGTGTAGAAAGTCTGTTTAAGAACGAAGAAACCCCAAGTCCAGATTCACAGCCAACATTTACTGAAGCATGCCTTTCCACTTTGAGTAGCTCTTCTTTTGAAACTATTTGTTCCACTCTTCAAATGGAAAACCAAAGAGAATGTCAAAATATCAAGGAAACACACTCAACCCGTCGTGTGGAGTCCCCAGAGAACCAGCTGCAACAACCTAGTCCAGATTCTAGGATGTCCCCCTCAAACGTGGTATCAGAACTGAATAACTTATGTTCGTCGGGCGGGCTAGTGAAAAATGAAGTTATAAGTCGTCCTTATGTGAATCCTGACGCTAGAGAAGGTCCAATGAACAATAAAACAGTGCTGAAAttaaaagatgtaaaaaaagaaagtttatttCCGAGAGAAACAAAATTGGCATTCAAACGTTTGGTGTCCCTCGTGTTACGTGCAGAGCctgaaaaacctgaaaacatTGTGCTACAAAAGGAATTTGTGGTGTCACTAATCAGCATGGATGCTTGGCCAGAGCTTTACTCACAAGTACAACGGACGAATGTTCTCTATCAGGAAATTCCATATTCAGTATTTATTgaagatttagaaaaaattcaagcttcaaACAACCCTTTACCTGATTCATCTACCTCTGTTAGTCCTGAGGCAACTTTAGAAAATAACAATCATTTAGCCCTGCATAATGCAGAACTAGCTTTTTCAAACTCAACTCAGTCCTTGCCGGAACAAGCATCGTCTAACCATTTGTCTAATGCCTCTAATAATGTATCAGGTCCAAATTTATCAGAAATGCAGCACGAATATCACAGGAACTACTACCAGAGACATTACAATCAGCAACAAAATAGGCAAGGGTTTCATCAACCAAATTACACCAATAATAATCTCATGTTTCAGCAAGACAGTTCAAACAACCCTTTACCTGATTCATGTACCTCTGTTAGTCCTGAAGCAACTTcagaaaataacaataattttgcCCTGCATAATACggaactatttttttcaaactcaaCTCAGTCGTTGCCAGAACAAGCATCATCTAACCATTTGTCAAATGCCTCTAGTAATTCATCAGGTCCGAATTTATCAGAAATGCGGTACGAATATCACAGGAATTGCCATCAGAAACATTACATTCGACAACAAAATAGGCAAGGGTTTTATCAACCAAATTACACCAATGGTAATCACATGCTTGTGAACTGGCTTCAAGACAGTTCTGTGAGTCAGAATTGGCAGCAGAATATATACCCGTCACAGCTACTAGACAGCAGCATCAATAATTCTTCTTGTTTACCCAATAGGAGCTATGCACAAGCAGGAAACCTAAATTTAAATCTTCACAGTGATCAGGGAACACCCCATTTTCCTCCAAGAAGTCAGACACAAGCAAGGAACCAACGCATGAATAAGAAAATGCAACCAACTGTTCGTCACTGGCACCAGAATGCTTTCTCCACTAACCTACGCCCGCAATATGTTCAGAACCACGCCATGACTCGGCCTTCTTTTCTGGTACCTGAACCTCTTatacaaaatagaaatataGACGTGATTCTGCAAGGATTAACG GGTGTGTGTGTTGTATGCGGGAGGCAAGCAGTCATTTTTTGCAGTATTTGTCATTTGGTTGCTCATCTTTATTGTTCTGAAGCTTGTCAA